Proteins encoded by one window of Nicotiana tabacum cultivar K326 chromosome 10, ASM71507v2, whole genome shotgun sequence:
- the LOC142165505 gene encoding uncharacterized protein LOC142165505, with protein MAFNPNRGHSGLDATTRKVLTYFYWKSIRKDIVTFILNCTTCQRNKYDTSASPGLLQPLPIPPLPWTDITMDFIEGLPRSKDWSSLLPLAEWWYNSTPHSSVKTSPFELLYGYPPLLHLPFLPGDTDFSSVEDILLSTLAGSPYHKLISRYFGPYPIVEKIGVVSYKLLLPPEVLIHPTFHISHHKIFHSLPLEIIHPHVFDLSSHLCPVPEAILARRLIKRGNKVVAQ; from the exons ATGGCATTCAACCCCAATAGGGGCCACTCTGGGTTAGATGCCACCACCAGGAAGGTGCTCACTTATTTCTATTGGAAGAGCATCAGAAAAGACATTGTAACCTTCATTCTTAATTGTACTACCTGCCAAAGGAACAAGTATGATACATCAGCCTCTCCTGGTCTTCTTCAACCTCTTCCTATTCCCCCTTTACCTTGGACTGACATTACCATGGACTTTATTGAGGGACTTCCAAGGTCCAAAG ATTGGTCTTCCTTATTACCCTTAGCTGAATGGTGGTACAACTCCACTCCACACTCCTCCGTTAAAACCTCTCCCTTTGAACTTTTATATGGCTATCCTCCCCTCTTACACCTACCCTTCCTTCCTGGTGATACTGATTTTTCTTCTGTTGAGGATATCTTACTC TCCACCTTAGCTGGTTCTCCTTATCACAAGCTCATATCCCGTTACTTTGGTCCCTATCCCATTGTTGAAAAGATTGGTGTTGTTTCTTATAAGCTCTTGTTACCTCCTGAGGTTCTTATCCACCCCACCTTTCATATTTCTCACCACAAAATTTTCCATTCTCTTCCTTTAGAAATTATTCACCCACATGTCTTTGACCTTTCAAGCCACCTTTGTCCAGTTCCTGAGGCTATTCTTGCTCGCCGTTTGATCAAAAGGGGAAACAAGGTTGTTGCTCAGTGA